TTTCCTAAATAGAAAAGATAGCTTCTACCATTTCAATTGTCTTATAAATAATGCTTATAGATATATAGTTAGAACTCAAACTTTATATCATTAGACGATCATGATACTTcccaaaaattgaaattcttgatcaatGGAGGAACAATATCACCATTTTTGTTCAATAAGATACCAAAGTAAATGaatagaaaattttatatgGAGATGGTGTGattcttatatatattatataagtCAACAACATGTGGACGAACACAACAATAAGTAATGGTTCCAAAAGTAATACAAGTTGTACCAGGGCTGGAGCTACAACTAATTATGAAGGGTGTGCAAGTAATCTTCCttcgtcaaaaaattatatcGTACGTATAGGTCAATTTTATACAATTGTTAATATATACTTAAGTTTGCACAACCTTTTAATAATTAGAGCCCTTGGCTCAGTGGTAACGAGCATGCCTTTGCCTTCAATTCCAGAGGTTAGAGGTTTGATTCTTGGTTCCTTTAAAGTGTTTTGACGTCATATTTAAATCAATTTCAAAGAGTTTTTTGTGGTCCTTTAGTAACtttcttttaaattcttttacttGTCTCTCTATAGcactatttaattattttacacaggtaagtattttaaaaaaattataaataacatTCATTTTGTGATAACActcattaattattaaatttaattgaaactTTAGTTTAGAtatctatttatattaaatatataataatattttaagagGTATCtaccaaaaaaatagaaaattttttTATGTGCAATTACATATATATCAGTATATTTTTCATTCTCTCCTAATTAGTAGGATAATGGGAGATTTGAATTGACTtacattataattatattttgaattatagGTAAATCTCTTTCATGATTTAACAAGtgaatcaaaattatttttttgaattataggTAAATTTCTTTCATGATTTAATAAGTGAATCAAGAGAACTAACTAAGATTTGgatatttttattatgattttcaCACATTCTCTATCGAAACACAAAGAAACTTAACATCCATTAAAGttaaataacaaaatcaaagaTTGAAAATAACTTTATATTCAAGTAAAATTCGATAAATTAGTGTTATCTTTTCTTGAATATGCAATACGTGTTCACTAAAAAACTTGACTCATTCATTTTTAAACTATCATCTCAATTTATAAAATCTGTCATGCATTTTTATAACTAAACGcaactcaaattcaagattttttttaaaaaaataattgagatcttaaattgaagataaaaaattagacaaattgtatttgatgaaaaacaaattatttatgttgtttaAGGTAAAATCACTAGGTTGAGCAAGATAAATGTGAATCCACTCACTAAAATTTTGCACACCCTTCATAAAATTTCagggttttggcctgaagttgacataataaaaataaatttacatgCTCCCACTAGAAACTGTAGCTGACATGTGAAATTCCCATTTATTTCTACCAACTATGGAATCAAAATGAGAAGACGTACAACTGATATTTtgaatataactttttttgatttcttttatgaaataagaacaAACCGCACAAGGTTGGCTTCTTTCAACATAAATGGACTTAAATGATCTGGTGAGTTCTGCTTTCTCTTTAACAAATGCAGCACTTTCGCTCTCTGTGACGCATatgttgaagaagatgaataGCTAAAAGGTGAAATATATTTCAAGACATATTAGTCTAAAGTTCGCCAATGCAATAGACAGTTGTATTTACTTTACCACCGTTCTTCATATTTAAATAGTCTTTGATTGATTTTTGGCTTGGCAAAGAGGGCAAAGTGCAAAGCACATGCAATAATTGTTCTAAGATGGCCATTCAAACTACAACAGCTAGCATTGCAAGATGCAACATGACAACACTTATAGAGTTGAACGAGTTATTCAACTAACAATAAACGTGTTCTCTTCAGATCAACAAgtaatagaagcataacattgCACGGAAGTGATAATGTTAGTTAAAAACACAAATAACCATTCAATGTTAGTTAAAAGCACAAATAACCATTCATTGAACTGCAAGAGTATATGACAAATACCAACACCTTTTTCATGTTGTAATAATAAACCACAAATAATAACCGCTGGTAGCTTAAAGAAATGGCAAGCTCACTGCGTAGCTTTGACATCAATATCAGAATCAAGAGGTTTTTTATCACCTGTCAAGGTAAATTCAAAGCATCAGGTTTCTCATCATCTCCAGTCTATACAAACAACAATTTGACAGCTCCAATTGAACCAGAAATTGCAGACCATGCTCTCTAGAAAGACAAGTTGCAATGAAAAGGGATTTGACTTTTTCAGGTATAACATAATTAATGTGAAAGAAAACTCATGTCCTACTAGAGAATGGGATTCTCTGACTACGGCCTTGCCGGCCTTAGCATTACTTGCTAAGTACTATTTACCAGTAATTGTTGTGTGGCTGCTCATATACATCAATTGCATATATGTCCAGCTAGGTACGCTTGGGGTCAAGTATGTCACTGGatgttgggtcgtgacaaactcaAACTAATTAAGGGCATCTATTAGCTCCAATAAGaggtaagaaaaaaaagtgaaacgAGATACGAGATTGTAGAGTGCAGGTAACAAGGGGTGATTGAAGAAATTCTACAAGAAGAATGATGTCGATTTAGTAAGTCTTTGATGAGCGAAAGATCATGATCACTTGCCTTTAATACTTATTACTAATTGGCATTTTGATTAGGGGACTCccatttgaatttgaacttggTCGAATTGGATGAGTGATGTTTGAAAATGTCAACAACAGTTTATTTATCTTCGAAGTACCTAGGTAGCAAGCTTAGTTACAAGCGGAAATTGTTCTCAGCCAACCCGCCATTATAGAGTTCTCCTACTCCGATCAGCGAAATCAAAGAGCATGTGATTGAAGACGTAGTATTGATTCATGCAAACATGCTCCTTGATTCTTGTGTCAACAATTTGGAAAGAAATTAAACAAAGGCTTATGATGGAACAGAGAGCTAACACAGCCTACTTTATAAACACCATGTATACATAGTTTTTGCCTTTTACATCGCAAACTTAACTCAACTATTAATACAGGGATGTTCTTACATGTTAATCAGCCAACATCATGTTGCTATATAAAATGAAGACCCCAAAATAAATGTTTATCATTCTCTCTCTCATTAAACAATATGGGAAAAAAGCATGATATTGGTTGGATTagcatttttttatttctaacaaTACGGAAACAAAGCATGATATTGGTTGGAAAggcaataaaacaaaaaaattaacaagaactTAATGCACAGTATGGGTAACTGATTAGCACATATATATAAGCAATGCAAGTAACAAAGGAAGAATATATTAGAAGGTTTACCTAGTTTCTTAAGCCTGCAAAATCTCActtctatctttttatttattccacGCCATACCAAAGCTTGAAAGGTCTTTGAAGCATTGGAATCATCAGAATCTGTGGCTAGAAAGGTGATATAACACCATATACCAGCAGCAGGTGACGTGTTCAAAGTTACGATTTCCACAAATTTGTAATGTGTATTCTAACGCAAGGAAGCCAAATATCAATTACACAAAATACTTAGTTTTAAAAACCGGAAAAGAACGTGGCCACCCAACTTACATGCTCTGAATTGAAATGTTCAATGGCTTTGTGGGAGAGTTGAAGAAATAATGGGTCCTTCTCCTCACCCCGTTGTGTCATAAAAGAAGCACAAATACGTTTACCCAATTCCAAATCTAGAGTGATATCAAAACCCTATTACATTGCACACCAACAAAAAAAGGACAAATCAAAAGAAACGGACAAGTAGAATAAGAAAATACTACTCCAAATTGTTATTCTTCCCATCTGTCGATACGCTGGCCGGACACaaccattattattttatatatatacgcGACGTACCTCGCTCTCCCGGATCTGCCTGTAGTACTCTTTCTGATGTCGGACGCTCATCCTGCCGCCATCTGCATATCTAATCTCATCATCATCAGAATCGTAGTATTCTTCTCCATCCTTGCCAATGAAAGTTTTAATAACATACTCAAATGGCTTTTCTACTCCATGACCTTCCGTCGCTAAACACTCCTCTTCCAGTTTTCGCTTCCCCGCACGAGGATGAACCTCCGCCATGGCAATATCACACTGCTGAATGAAAAATTGCAGTAACGGTGACCCTAGACAAACGCTTTCCCCAATCTCTCTAGATATTGTGGCGTTTGGCTCATGAAAGCTCAATGCTAAATAAAGGACCCGTTGAGAAAAACACGGCAAAAAGTGTTTCGCCAcgtaatttgttttttttattattattattaatatttttacaacttataaatataaattaattattttttcaaaaagtcacattattttctcaaaacaaTATGGTGAAATTTCATTCAATAATGAcctgttaaaaatatttaaaaatctatCATCAAATACTACCAAAGTTTGACTTTTGAAAGCAATAGAGTTAATGGATCAACTATTACTAATTACTAGTATACGTGCTTGCGTATTGCACGGTTAATTGATAAATACAATTCTGAATACATGTTCACTTAAACGAtcatgatatattttaaattctaact
The Solanum stenotomum isolate F172 chromosome 12, ASM1918654v1, whole genome shotgun sequence DNA segment above includes these coding regions:
- the LOC125848379 gene encoding multicystatin isoform X1, with protein sequence MAEVHPRAGKRKLEEECLATEGHGVEKPFEYVIKTFIGKDGEEYYDSDDDEIRYADGGRMSVRHQKEYYRQIRESEGFDITLDLELGKRICASFMTQRGEEKDPLFLQLSHKAIEHFNSEHNTHYKFVEIVTLNTSPAAGIWCYITFLATDSDDSNASKTFQALVWRGINKKIEVRFCRLKKLGDKKPLDSDIDVKATQ
- the LOC125848379 gene encoding multicystatin isoform X2 → MAEVHPRAGKRKLEEECLATEGHGVEKPFEYVIKTFIGKDGEEYYDSDDDEIRYADGGRMSVRHQKEYYRQIRESEGFDITLDLELGKRICASFMTQRGEEKDPLFLQLSHKAIEHFNSEHNTHYKFVEIVTLNTSPAAGIWCYITFLATDSDDSNASKTFQALVWRGINKKIEVRFCRLKKLGDKKPLDSDVDVKAMQ